A portion of the Oscillospiraceae bacterium genome contains these proteins:
- a CDS encoding ATP-binding cassette domain-containing protein produces MSLEVNIEKKLDGFTLRAAFSAGNTPTALLGASGCGKSMTLRCIAGIVKPDKGRIVLDGRVLFDSEQHIDLPPQQRGAGLLFQNYALFPNMTVEQNILCGLKAEKDRAARQARCAELLRAMRLEPLAKRYPAQLSGGQQQRTALARILAGRPRILMLDEPFSALDSYLREAVESEVGSLLAGFDGTALLVTHNRDEAYRLCPEMVVLDSGRVLRSGHTRDVFADPRSITAARLTGCKNILPCTRLDAHTVHLTGWDVPLQLALPVPEGCTAVGIRAHDFVPCDARAPNALPVAALSSSENPFDWNLICTAPDGTARLWWKVSKSTLSSPAPVPPHFLCAAPESIMPLTN; encoded by the coding sequence ATGAGCCTGGAAGTGAACATTGAGAAGAAGCTGGATGGCTTCACCCTGCGGGCTGCCTTTTCTGCCGGAAACACCCCCACTGCCCTGCTGGGCGCTTCCGGCTGCGGCAAAAGCATGACCCTGCGCTGCATTGCCGGCATCGTGAAGCCGGACAAAGGCCGCATCGTGCTGGACGGGCGGGTACTGTTTGACAGTGAGCAGCACATCGACCTGCCGCCTCAGCAGCGGGGCGCAGGGCTGCTGTTCCAGAATTACGCCCTCTTCCCGAATATGACGGTGGAACAGAACATTCTCTGCGGCCTGAAAGCCGAAAAAGACCGCGCTGCCCGGCAGGCGCGCTGCGCCGAACTGCTGCGGGCCATGCGGCTGGAGCCGCTGGCAAAGCGGTACCCGGCCCAGCTTTCCGGCGGGCAGCAGCAGCGCACCGCACTGGCCCGCATCCTTGCCGGGCGGCCGCGCATCCTGATGCTGGACGAGCCCTTCAGCGCGCTGGACAGTTACCTGCGCGAGGCTGTGGAAAGCGAAGTGGGCAGTCTGCTGGCCGGGTTTGACGGCACCGCGCTTCTGGTCACCCACAACCGGGACGAAGCCTACCGCCTTTGCCCGGAAATGGTGGTACTGGACAGCGGCCGGGTTCTGCGCTCCGGCCACACCCGGGACGTCTTTGCGGACCCGCGCAGCATCACGGCAGCCCGGCTCACCGGCTGCAAGAACATTCTGCCTTGCACCCGGTTGGACGCGCACACGGTGCATCTGACCGGCTGGGATGTGCCGCTGCAGCTGGCGCTTCCGGTGCCGGAAGGCTGCACCGCCGTGGGCATCCGCGCCCACGACTTTGTGCCCTGCGATGCCAGGGCACCGAACGCCTTACCGGTAGCAGCCCTTTCTTCCAGTGAAAATCCCTTTGACTGGAACCTCATCTGTACCGCTCCGGACGGCACGGCCCGCCTGTGGTGGAAGGTAAGCAAATCCACCCTTTCCTCCCCCGCTCCGGTGCCGCCGCATTTCCTGTGCGCTGCACCGGAAAGTATCATGCCCCTGACCAACTGA
- the modB gene encoding molybdate ABC transporter permease subunit, producing the protein MDWYPLWNSLRIALISCAAVFFLGIFAAYYIARLPRAVKGVLDVVLTLPMVLPPTVVGYFLLLLFGARRPLGIFFLEHFGVKLVMNWYSAIFASIVVAFPLMYRTARGAFESFDETLAWSAQTLGQSNTWIFWRVRMPYCRQGILAGTVLAFARALGEYGATSMIAGYTPGKTATIATTVYQLWRTNDEAGALRWVLVDIVISAVVLLAVNLLEKQQKAGGRA; encoded by the coding sequence ATGGACTGGTATCCGCTCTGGAACAGCCTGCGCATCGCGCTCATCAGCTGCGCAGCCGTGTTCTTTCTCGGCATTTTTGCCGCCTATTACATTGCCCGGCTGCCCCGGGCCGTCAAAGGCGTGCTGGACGTGGTGCTCACCCTGCCCATGGTACTGCCGCCCACGGTGGTGGGCTATTTCCTGCTGCTTCTCTTCGGGGCAAGGCGGCCGCTGGGCATCTTCTTCCTGGAACACTTCGGCGTGAAACTGGTCATGAACTGGTACAGCGCCATTTTCGCTTCCATTGTGGTGGCTTTTCCGCTGATGTACCGCACCGCCCGGGGTGCCTTCGAGAGCTTTGACGAAACGCTGGCCTGGTCAGCCCAGACCCTGGGACAGTCCAACACCTGGATCTTCTGGCGGGTGCGGATGCCCTACTGTCGGCAAGGCATTCTGGCAGGCACCGTGCTGGCCTTTGCCCGTGCCCTCGGCGAATACGGTGCCACCAGCATGATCGCGGGCTATACCCCCGGCAAGACCGCCACCATTGCCACCACGGTGTATCAGCTCTGGCGCACCAACGACGAAGCCGGTGCCCTGCGCTGGGTGCTGGTGGACATCGTCATTTCGGCAGTGGTGCTGCTGGCCGTGAACCTGCTGGAAAAGCAGCAGAAAGCAGGTGGACGCGCATGA
- the glgP gene encoding glycogen/starch/alpha-glucan family phosphorylase — protein sequence MNFTETLQSLTGKPLSACTNQELYLALLELVRRKSADRVQPVTGRKLYYISAEFLIGKLLSNNLINLGLYDEARDALAAAGKSLADIEEVEPEPSLGNGGLGRLAACFLDSLATLNLPGDGVGLRYHFGLFRQSFENGVQNEKPDPWLTAHSWAEKTDITYPVQLAGKEYTARLYKLAVTGYEGRTNTLNLFDLDTIDESIVHDGIAFDKTAIDKNLTLFLYPDDSDEAGRRLRVYQQYLMVSAGAQLILAECAARGCNYHDLADYAAIQINDTHPSMVIPELIRLLGEKGIDFDEAVEIVTKTCAYTNHTILAEALEKWPRAYLDAVVPQLMPIIEKLDALARTRTEDEGLAIIDKDDRVHMAHMDIHFTHSTNGVAALHTEILKNSELHGFYELYPEKFNNKTNGITFRRWLLECDPALTAELEQHIGSGFRKDAAELEKLLAFAEDETVLNELTAVKKANKQALADWLLHTQNVTVNTDAVFDIQSKRLHEYKRQQLNLLYLIHQYHEIKAGHLPAVPLVSIFGAKAAPAYTIAKDIIHALLTLSKVIAADPEVSKWLQVVFIENYNVTAAEKLIPACDLSEQISLASKEASGTGNMKFMLNGALTLGTMDGANVEICQQVGGENIYIFGQTSDQVIHRYAAGDYCAAQWYEGDANIRRAIDFLTGPEMLAAGHAENLTRLHDELIHKDWFQTLPDFNAYVVRKGQALNDYACDPLGWRKKCLVNIAKAGFFSSDRTIGEYDRDIWHLGQ from the coding sequence ATGAACTTTACTGAAACCTTACAAAGCCTTACCGGCAAACCTCTTTCTGCCTGCACGAATCAGGAACTGTATCTTGCCCTGCTGGAACTTGTCCGGCGCAAGAGTGCTGACCGTGTGCAGCCGGTGACCGGCCGTAAGCTCTATTATATCAGCGCCGAATTTCTCATCGGCAAGCTGCTGTCCAACAACCTCATCAATCTGGGTTTGTACGACGAAGCCCGCGACGCGCTGGCTGCTGCCGGGAAGAGCCTTGCAGACATCGAAGAAGTAGAGCCGGAGCCGTCTCTCGGCAACGGCGGTCTGGGCCGTCTGGCCGCCTGCTTCCTTGACTCGCTGGCAACGCTGAACCTGCCCGGCGACGGCGTGGGTCTGCGGTACCACTTCGGCCTGTTCCGACAGTCCTTTGAAAACGGCGTGCAGAACGAAAAGCCCGACCCGTGGCTCACCGCCCACAGCTGGGCCGAAAAGACCGATATCACCTATCCGGTCCAGCTGGCCGGCAAGGAATACACCGCCCGCCTGTACAAGCTGGCCGTCACCGGTTACGAGGGCCGCACCAATACCCTGAACCTGTTCGACCTCGACACCATCGACGAGAGCATCGTCCACGACGGCATCGCCTTCGACAAAACTGCCATCGACAAGAACCTGACCTTGTTCCTCTACCCGGACGATTCCGACGAGGCAGGCCGCCGTCTGCGGGTCTACCAGCAGTATCTGATGGTTTCTGCCGGTGCCCAGCTCATTCTGGCCGAGTGCGCCGCCCGGGGCTGCAACTACCACGACCTGGCCGATTATGCCGCCATCCAGATCAACGACACGCATCCCAGCATGGTCATCCCGGAGCTGATCCGTCTGCTGGGTGAAAAAGGCATTGATTTTGACGAAGCCGTGGAGATCGTTACCAAGACCTGCGCCTACACCAATCACACCATTCTGGCCGAAGCACTGGAAAAGTGGCCCCGTGCCTATCTGGATGCCGTGGTGCCCCAGCTGATGCCCATCATCGAAAAGCTGGATGCACTGGCCCGCACCCGCACCGAGGACGAAGGTCTTGCTATCATCGACAAGGACGACCGGGTGCACATGGCACACATGGATATCCACTTCACCCACTCCACCAATGGCGTGGCGGCCCTGCACACCGAGATTTTGAAAAACTCCGAGCTGCACGGTTTTTACGAGCTGTACCCGGAAAAATTCAACAACAAGACCAACGGCATCACCTTCCGCCGCTGGCTGCTGGAATGCGACCCAGCCCTGACCGCTGAGCTGGAACAGCACATCGGCTCCGGCTTCCGCAAGGATGCCGCCGAACTGGAAAAGCTGCTGGCCTTTGCGGAGGACGAGACGGTGCTGAACGAGCTGACCGCCGTGAAGAAGGCCAACAAACAGGCCCTTGCCGACTGGCTGCTGCATACGCAGAATGTCACCGTAAACACCGATGCCGTATTTGATATCCAGTCCAAACGTCTGCATGAGTACAAGCGTCAGCAGCTCAACCTGCTCTATCTCATCCACCAGTATCACGAGATCAAGGCAGGCCATCTGCCCGCGGTGCCGCTGGTGAGCATCTTTGGTGCCAAGGCTGCGCCCGCCTACACGATCGCAAAGGACATCATCCACGCCCTGCTGACCCTTTCCAAGGTCATTGCGGCAGACCCGGAAGTGTCCAAGTGGTTACAGGTCGTGTTCATTGAGAACTACAACGTTACCGCTGCTGAAAAGCTGATCCCGGCCTGCGACCTGTCCGAGCAGATCAGCCTTGCCTCCAAGGAGGCTTCCGGCACCGGCAACATGAAGTTTATGTTGAACGGTGCGCTGACCCTGGGCACCATGGACGGTGCCAACGTGGAGATCTGCCAGCAGGTGGGCGGAGAGAACATCTATATCTTCGGCCAGACTTCCGATCAGGTCATCCACCGCTATGCCGCCGGGGATTACTGCGCGGCTCAGTGGTATGAGGGCGATGCCAACATCCGCCGTGCCATCGACTTCTTGACTGGGCCGGAGATGCTGGCTGCAGGCCACGCCGAGAACCTGACCCGCCTGCACGATGAGCTTATCCACAAGGACTGGTTCCAGACCCTGCCGGACTTCAACGCCTATGTGGTACGCAAGGGGCAGGCCCTGAACGATTACGCCTGTGACCCGCTGGGCTGGCGCAAAAAGTGCCTGGTGAACATCGCCAAGGCAGGCTTCTTCTCCAGTGACCGCACCATTGGCGAATACGACCGCGACATCTGGCATCTGGGGCAGTAA
- a CDS encoding AraC family transcriptional regulator, which produces MGNPSFLQETKQHGAVRFPFNIYPCTIPGDFPQVALHWQDSMELVFVKRGSGLVQMGTAAYPAHTGDIFVFSPGTLHALRQKEGCSMEYENIIFDLELLGGAGDLCAEKYLLPLQSGRLSLTQRLTPDEPCYARAAACLRETEDVNRAKEPGYELFIKGALLRFLALLIAQGKNLPPMETADSRRLKKILQWVADHYGEEVHISDAAQLVPCSESHFMRWFRQMTGQSFIAFLKEYRLNAAAEALHTTDDTVLSIASRCGFENLSYFNRAFKAHFGLTPREHRKK; this is translated from the coding sequence ATGGGAAATCCATCTTTTTTGCAGGAAACAAAGCAACACGGTGCCGTGCGTTTTCCATTTAACATCTATCCCTGCACCATCCCCGGGGACTTCCCGCAGGTGGCACTGCACTGGCAGGACAGCATGGAGCTGGTCTTTGTCAAGCGCGGCAGCGGCCTTGTGCAGATGGGCACAGCGGCCTATCCGGCGCATACAGGGGATATCTTTGTCTTTTCGCCGGGGACACTCCATGCCCTGCGGCAGAAGGAGGGCTGTTCCATGGAATATGAGAACATCATCTTTGATTTGGAACTGCTGGGCGGCGCGGGAGACCTCTGTGCCGAAAAATACCTGTTGCCGCTGCAAAGCGGGCGGCTGTCGCTGACCCAGCGCCTGACCCCGGACGAGCCATGTTATGCTCGTGCCGCCGCCTGCCTGCGGGAGACCGAGGATGTGAACCGTGCCAAGGAGCCGGGCTATGAGCTGTTTATCAAAGGGGCATTGCTGCGCTTTCTGGCGCTGCTCATTGCACAGGGGAAGAACCTGCCGCCGATGGAGACCGCCGACTCCCGGCGGTTGAAAAAGATTTTGCAATGGGTGGCGGACCATTATGGCGAAGAGGTGCATATCTCCGATGCGGCGCAGTTGGTGCCCTGCAGTGAGAGCCACTTTATGCGGTGGTTCCGGCAGATGACCGGGCAGAGTTTCATTGCTTTTCTCAAGGAATACCGGCTCAATGCCGCTGCCGAAGCCCTGCACACAACGGATGACACGGTGCTGAGCATCGCTTCCCGCTGCGGGTTCGAGAACCTCTCCTATTTCAACCGGGCATTCAAGGCGCATTTTGGCCTGACCCCGCGGGAACACCGCAAAAAATAG
- the modA gene encoding molybdate ABC transporter substrate-binding protein, whose amino-acid sequence MNLNKISRRNFLCAVGLTTAAALTACGSSASSAAASSAAASSGAAAEPVELIVFAAASLTETLTAIGETYPAENPGVTFRFNFDSSGTLKTQIQEGADCDVFISAGQKQMNQLDSTASADVNTEGLDFVDSDSRVDLLENKVVLCVPEGSDKGIDSFDALAEHLKAEDILFCMGNSDVPVGQYTQKILAYYDLDEAVLAAAGVITYGSNVKEVTTQVTEGSVDAGVVYCTDAYSAGLTPADEAAKEMCGQVIYPAAVMKAAPHADAAKAFLAYLQTEEAMTVFEGVGFSAVAQ is encoded by the coding sequence ATGAACCTGAACAAGATTTCCCGCCGGAACTTTTTGTGTGCGGTCGGTCTGACCACCGCCGCTGCCCTGACTGCCTGCGGCAGCTCCGCTTCCAGCGCGGCCGCATCCTCTGCCGCCGCTTCCTCCGGAGCCGCTGCAGAACCGGTGGAGCTCATCGTTTTTGCCGCCGCCTCCCTCACTGAGACCCTGACCGCCATCGGCGAAACGTACCCGGCAGAGAACCCGGGCGTGACCTTCCGGTTCAACTTTGATTCCTCCGGCACCCTCAAGACCCAGATCCAGGAAGGTGCCGACTGCGACGTGTTCATTTCGGCCGGTCAAAAGCAGATGAACCAGCTGGACAGCACCGCTTCTGCGGATGTAAACACCGAAGGGCTGGACTTCGTGGACAGCGACAGCCGCGTGGACCTGCTGGAAAACAAAGTGGTGCTCTGCGTGCCGGAGGGCAGCGACAAGGGCATCGACAGCTTTGACGCCCTGGCCGAGCACCTGAAGGCCGAGGACATCCTCTTCTGCATGGGCAACAGCGATGTGCCGGTGGGCCAGTACACCCAGAAAATTCTGGCCTATTATGATCTGGACGAGGCCGTTCTGGCTGCCGCCGGGGTCATCACCTACGGTTCCAATGTCAAGGAGGTGACCACGCAGGTCACCGAGGGCAGCGTGGATGCCGGTGTGGTCTACTGCACCGACGCCTACAGCGCCGGTCTGACCCCGGCGGACGAGGCCGCCAAGGAGATGTGCGGTCAGGTCATCTACCCTGCCGCCGTGATGAAAGCCGCTCCCCATGCCGACGCCGCCAAGGCATTCCTCGCCTATCTGCAGACCGAAGAGGCCATGACGGTGTTCGAGGGCGTCGGCTTCAGCGCTGTGGCGCAGTAA
- a CDS encoding molybdopterin-binding protein, translated as MGKILAICTSPRRGTVKTAVPSAVLTPEWGIVGDAHGGNWHRQVSMLSAEKIEAFRKKVWVDYGAFGENLVVEGFDFRTLPVTSRFAIGDVVLEMTQIGKECHNDCVIKQQTGECIMPREGVFARVIAGGEIRVGGEVTLLPPPENPPLRAAVITLSDKGSRGEREDKSGPLIVKMLAAAGYKVEETLLLPDEAAALKAQLIRLADGRQVNLILTTGGTGFSPRDITPEATLAVADRNAPGIAEAMRYHSLSITPRGMLSRAASVLRGKTLIVNLPGSPKAVQENLEYILPSLEHGLRIAAGLDGECARH; from the coding sequence ATGGGTAAAATTCTGGCCATCTGCACAAGCCCCCGGCGCGGCACCGTCAAGACCGCGGTGCCCAGCGCCGTGCTCACCCCGGAATGGGGCATCGTGGGCGACGCCCACGGCGGCAATTGGCACCGCCAGGTCAGTATGTTGAGTGCTGAAAAGATCGAAGCCTTCCGCAAAAAGGTCTGGGTGGACTACGGTGCCTTTGGCGAAAACCTGGTCGTCGAAGGGTTTGATTTCCGCACCCTTCCGGTCACCAGCCGGTTTGCCATCGGAGACGTGGTACTGGAGATGACCCAGATCGGCAAGGAATGCCACAACGACTGTGTCATCAAGCAGCAGACCGGCGAATGCATCATGCCGCGGGAGGGCGTGTTTGCCCGGGTAATTGCCGGCGGCGAGATCCGTGTGGGCGGCGAAGTGACCCTGCTGCCCCCGCCGGAGAATCCGCCCCTGCGGGCTGCCGTCATTACCCTTTCCGACAAGGGCAGCCGCGGTGAACGGGAGGACAAAAGCGGCCCGCTCATCGTCAAAATGCTCGCCGCCGCGGGCTACAAGGTGGAAGAGACACTGCTTCTGCCCGACGAGGCAGCTGCCCTGAAAGCCCAGCTCATCCGGCTGGCCGACGGCCGTCAGGTCAACCTGATCCTCACCACCGGCGGCACCGGCTTTTCGCCCCGGGATATCACCCCGGAGGCCACCCTTGCCGTGGCCGACCGCAACGCGCCCGGCATCGCCGAGGCCATGCGGTACCACAGCCTGAGCATCACCCCGCGCGGGATGCTCAGCCGTGCAGCCAGTGTCCTCCGCGGCAAAACGCTCATCGTCAACCTGCCGGGCAGCCCCAAAGCTGTGCAGGAAAATCTGGAGTACATCCTGCCCAGTCTGGAACATGGGTTGCGCATCGCCGCCGGTCTGGACGGTGAATGTGCACGCCATTGA
- the moaA gene encoding GTP 3',8-cyclase MoaA: MFDSCRRDIHYLRLSVTDRCNLRCRYCMPDGAKILEHEEVLTHDEFLRLAALFAQCGIDTVRVTGGEPLVRKSVAQLVAGLKATPGIRHVSMTTNGTLLAQQLPALLDAGLDSVNISLDTLDPAVFRHITARDEFAAVQAGLRAALESPLPVKLNCVPQAGVNEGELEAIAALARDNDLQVRFIEMMPIGYGAAMPCVSGPELRARFANRWPELHPVEGTTFGNGPAVYYTVPGWKGSIGFIAAVHGKFCASCNRVRLTSQGFLRPCLASETGCDLRALLRGGADDARLRTAIRETIWSKPREHHFEDRCMPATRGMYRIGG; the protein is encoded by the coding sequence ATGTTTGATTCCTGCCGCCGGGATATCCACTACCTGCGCCTGTCGGTCACCGACCGCTGCAACCTGCGCTGCCGGTACTGTATGCCGGACGGCGCAAAAATACTGGAGCACGAAGAAGTGCTGACCCATGATGAATTTCTGCGTCTGGCCGCGCTGTTTGCGCAGTGCGGCATCGACACGGTGCGGGTGACCGGTGGCGAACCGTTGGTGCGCAAGAGTGTGGCACAGCTGGTGGCCGGGCTGAAAGCAACGCCCGGCATCCGTCATGTCAGCATGACCACCAACGGCACTCTGCTGGCGCAGCAGCTGCCCGCTTTACTGGACGCGGGCCTTGACAGCGTGAACATCAGTCTGGACACGCTGGACCCGGCGGTGTTCCGGCACATCACCGCCCGGGACGAATTCGCCGCCGTGCAGGCGGGCCTGCGCGCCGCATTGGAAAGTCCCCTGCCGGTCAAGCTGAACTGTGTGCCGCAAGCGGGCGTCAACGAGGGCGAACTGGAAGCGATTGCAGCGCTGGCCCGGGACAACGATCTGCAGGTGCGGTTCATTGAGATGATGCCCATCGGCTACGGCGCGGCCATGCCCTGCGTCTCCGGCCCGGAGCTGCGGGCGCGGTTTGCCAACCGCTGGCCGGAACTGCATCCCGTGGAAGGCACCACCTTTGGCAATGGCCCTGCCGTCTATTATACCGTGCCCGGCTGGAAGGGCAGCATTGGCTTCATTGCCGCCGTGCACGGCAAATTCTGCGCCTCCTGCAACCGGGTACGGCTGACGAGTCAGGGCTTTCTGCGTCCCTGCCTTGCCAGCGAGACCGGGTGTGACCTGCGTGCCCTGCTGCGCGGCGGGGCCGACGACGCCCGGCTGCGGACGGCCATCCGGGAGACCATCTGGTCCAAACCCCGGGAGCATCATTTTGAGGACCGGTGCATGCCCGCGACACGCGGCATGTACCGCATCGGAGGATAA
- the moaC gene encoding cyclic pyranopterin monophosphate synthase MoaC, giving the protein MSENNLTHFDAAGNAVMVDVSGKPVTAREATARGILTMNAEAFAAVQSGTVKKGDVLGVARIAGIMAAKRTSELIPLCHPLPLTKVCVDFELLPEQQAVEARCTVKTSGVTGVEMEALTGVSTALLTIYDMCKAVDKGMELSGIHLVEKTGGKSGHYIRSEGGYV; this is encoded by the coding sequence ATGAGTGAAAATAATCTGACCCATTTTGATGCCGCCGGAAATGCCGTGATGGTGGATGTGAGCGGCAAACCGGTCACCGCCCGGGAGGCGACGGCCCGGGGCATCCTTACCATGAACGCCGAAGCCTTTGCCGCCGTGCAGAGCGGCACGGTGAAAAAGGGCGACGTGCTGGGCGTGGCCCGCATCGCCGGCATTATGGCCGCCAAACGCACCAGCGAGCTGATCCCGCTGTGCCATCCCCTGCCGCTGACCAAGGTATGCGTGGATTTTGAACTGCTGCCCGAACAGCAGGCCGTGGAAGCCCGCTGCACGGTCAAAACCAGCGGCGTCACCGGCGTGGAGATGGAAGCCCTGACCGGCGTTTCCACAGCCCTGCTGACCATCTACGACATGTGCAAAGCTGTGGACAAGGGCATGGAGCTGAGCGGCATCCATCTGGTGGAAAAGACCGGCGGCAAGAGCGGCCATTACATCCGGTCGGAGGGCGGCTATGTTTGA
- a CDS encoding molybdopterin-binding protein, protein MKLIRTVDAAGQVLCHDITQIIPGEFKGPRFRKGHIVQPEDIPVLLSIGKENLYVWEKRPGILHEDEAAALLYKAVAGKNIHGTEPKEGKIELIADCDGLLKIDRAALLAVNRTPQMMIATIHGDMPVKKGQKLAGTRIIPLVIEQEKMDAMQAAAGPEPILNVLPFRAKKFAVIPTGSEVFKGRIEDKFTPILQNKLAEYGCEMTFRKVCDDDPAGITAAILEAKDAGCELIFTTGGMSVDPDDRTPLAIKNTGADIISYGAPVLPGAMFLVSYLDGVPVCGLPGCVMYAKRTIFDLLLPRLLADALITAEDIARLGEGGLCLGCAECHWPNCGFGHC, encoded by the coding sequence ATGAAATTGATCCGCACTGTTGACGCGGCAGGGCAGGTGCTCTGCCACGATATCACCCAGATCATCCCGGGCGAGTTCAAGGGCCCGCGCTTCCGCAAGGGGCACATCGTCCAGCCCGAGGACATCCCGGTGCTGCTGTCCATCGGCAAAGAAAACCTCTATGTCTGGGAAAAGCGCCCCGGTATCCTGCATGAGGACGAGGCAGCGGCCCTGCTGTACAAAGCTGTTGCCGGCAAAAATATCCACGGCACCGAACCGAAAGAGGGCAAGATCGAGCTGATCGCCGACTGCGACGGCCTGCTCAAGATCGACCGCGCCGCATTGCTGGCTGTGAACCGCACGCCCCAGATGATGATCGCCACCATCCACGGTGATATGCCCGTGAAAAAAGGCCAGAAGCTGGCCGGCACCCGCATCATCCCGCTGGTGATCGAGCAGGAAAAGATGGACGCCATGCAGGCCGCTGCCGGGCCGGAGCCCATCCTGAACGTGCTGCCCTTCCGTGCGAAGAAGTTTGCCGTCATCCCCACCGGCAGCGAGGTGTTCAAGGGCCGCATCGAGGACAAATTCACCCCGATTTTGCAAAACAAGCTGGCCGAATATGGCTGTGAGATGACCTTCCGCAAGGTCTGCGATGATGACCCGGCGGGCATCACGGCCGCCATTCTGGAGGCGAAAGACGCAGGCTGTGAGCTGATCTTCACCACCGGCGGCATGAGCGTGGACCCCGACGACCGCACCCCGCTGGCCATCAAAAACACCGGTGCCGACATCATCAGCTACGGCGCGCCGGTGCTGCCGGGTGCCATGTTCCTGGTCAGCTATCTGGACGGGGTACCCGTGTGCGGCCTGCCCGGCTGTGTGATGTACGCCAAGCGAACGATTTTTGACCTGCTGCTGCCCCGCCTGCTGGCCGATGCCCTCATCACCGCCGAGGACATTGCCCGGCTGGGCGAGGGCGGGCTGTGCCTGGGCTGTGCGGAATGCCACTGGCCCAACTGCGGCTTCGGCCATTGCTGA
- a CDS encoding energy-coupled thiamine transporter ThiT, with the protein MTKTYSKTRILVEGALMIALSTVLSMIQIPLMPHGGSITLFSMVPILVMSYRHGAKWGVMTAFVNSLIQLVQGLGNLAYCQTLTAQVGCVLLDYLLAFTVLGFACLIAKPFRSRTVGVGVSAFVVCLLRFLCSFLSGYIVWKDYDYAFSWMTEIGFPGISNMSVDGLCWLYSAVYNATYMLPEAILTTVLVVILIRVAPQIFDRQNARA; encoded by the coding sequence ATGACCAAAACCTATTCCAAGACCCGCATTCTGGTGGAGGGTGCACTGATGATCGCTCTGTCCACCGTTTTGAGCATGATCCAGATCCCGCTCATGCCCCACGGCGGTTCCATCACCCTGTTCAGCATGGTGCCCATTCTGGTAATGAGCTACCGCCACGGCGCAAAGTGGGGCGTCATGACCGCTTTCGTCAACAGCCTGATCCAGCTTGTGCAGGGCCTTGGCAATCTGGCATACTGCCAGACCCTCACGGCACAGGTGGGCTGCGTGCTGCTAGACTACCTTCTGGCCTTCACGGTGCTGGGCTTTGCCTGCCTGATCGCAAAGCCGTTCCGCAGCCGCACCGTGGGTGTCGGTGTCAGCGCCTTTGTGGTGTGCCTGCTGCGCTTTTTGTGCAGCTTTCTGTCCGGTTACATCGTCTGGAAGGACTACGACTACGCTTTCAGCTGGATGACCGAGATCGGCTTTCCCGGCATCTCCAACATGAGCGTGGACGGTCTGTGCTGGCTGTACAGCGCCGTGTACAACGCCACCTACATGCTGCCTGAAGCCATCCTGACCACCGTCCTTGTGGTGATCCTGATCCGTGTCGCCCCGCAGATCTTCGACCGGCAGAACGCCAGAGCGTAA
- a CDS encoding sporulation transcriptional regulator SpoIIID — translation MRADPEQRAVQLAEYIVERGATVRAAAAAFGCSKSTVHKDVSVRLVRVSPGLSAQVRAVLARNKAERHLRGGAATRRKYRK, via the coding sequence ATGAGAGCAGATCCGGAACAGCGGGCGGTACAGCTGGCAGAATACATCGTGGAGCGCGGGGCCACCGTGCGCGCTGCGGCTGCAGCGTTTGGGTGCAGCAAGTCCACCGTGCACAAGGACGTTTCGGTGCGGCTGGTCCGGGTCAGCCCGGGGCTGTCGGCACAGGTGCGGGCGGTGTTGGCACGCAACAAAGCCGAACGGCATCTGCGCGGCGGGGCTGCCACCCGCCGAAAATACCGTAAATAG